In the Acidovorax sp. A79 genome, one interval contains:
- a CDS encoding NAD(P)/FAD-dependent oxidoreductase, which translates to MTAKRPEVAAAALPDEGAAARPIHTIVIVGTGQAGGWAAQTLRREGFTGRIVLIGDEVHPPHERPPLSKAVLSGAAQPETTRLMKPEAFDALGAQWRPGVQARRIDRAARQVLLSDGEAVPYDKLILCTGGRARRLAVPGADQVPLHTLRTVEDAMALAPALMPGRRVVVVGGGWIGLEVAATARQRGADVVVVETQGRLCERTVPAAISEYLLALHHSQGTRVVLGAGVLGFARAADGRSEVRLADGSVLVADTIVLGIGLVPNDELAREAGLACEGGVLVDARCRTSDPDILAAGDVAVALNPWAGRRLRLESWQNAQDQGIAAARSALGHAVDYQPLPWFWSDQYGMNLQIYGVPTPAHRVVQRGDQASGGFVLFYLAGDVVQAAIGPNAARDLRFARRLIEQRRPVNVERLADLGTPMSKL; encoded by the coding sequence ATGACTGCCAAGCGACCAGAGGTTGCGGCCGCCGCATTGCCGGATGAAGGCGCGGCCGCCCGCCCGATCCACACCATCGTGATCGTCGGCACCGGCCAGGCCGGTGGCTGGGCCGCGCAGACGCTGCGCCGCGAAGGCTTCACAGGCCGCATCGTGCTGATCGGTGACGAGGTCCACCCGCCGCACGAGCGGCCACCGCTGTCCAAGGCGGTGTTGTCTGGCGCCGCACAGCCCGAGACGACGCGCCTGATGAAGCCCGAGGCCTTCGACGCCCTGGGTGCGCAATGGCGGCCCGGGGTGCAGGCGCGCCGCATTGACCGCGCCGCCAGGCAGGTGCTGCTGTCCGATGGCGAAGCGGTGCCCTACGACAAGCTCATCCTGTGCACCGGAGGGCGGGCCCGCCGACTCGCTGTGCCCGGGGCCGACCAGGTGCCGCTGCACACGCTGCGCACCGTCGAAGATGCGATGGCGCTGGCGCCCGCGCTTATGCCCGGCCGTCGCGTGGTGGTGGTGGGCGGCGGCTGGATCGGTCTGGAGGTGGCGGCCACGGCACGCCAGCGGGGCGCTGACGTCGTGGTCGTCGAGACGCAGGGCCGCCTGTGCGAACGCACCGTACCGGCCGCGATATCGGAGTACCTGCTGGCGCTGCATCACTCTCAGGGAACCCGCGTTGTGCTGGGCGCTGGAGTCCTAGGCTTTGCGCGCGCGGCGGATGGCCGCTCGGAAGTGCGGCTCGCTGATGGCAGCGTGCTCGTGGCCGACACCATCGTGCTGGGCATCGGCCTGGTGCCCAACGACGAACTGGCGCGCGAGGCGGGCCTGGCCTGCGAAGGCGGCGTGCTGGTCGATGCCCGGTGCCGCACGTCCGACCCCGACATCCTGGCCGCTGGCGACGTGGCCGTGGCTCTCAACCCCTGGGCCGGGCGCAGGCTGCGGCTCGAGTCGTGGCAGAACGCGCAGGACCAGGGCATCGCTGCCGCGCGCTCGGCCCTGGGCCACGCGGTGGACTACCAGCCGCTGCCCTGGTTCTGGTCCGACCAGTACGGCATGAATCTGCAGATCTACGGCGTGCCGACGCCCGCGCACCGTGTGGTGCAGCGCGGCGACCAGGCCAGCGGCGGCTTCGTGCTGTTCTACCTGGCCGGCGACGTGGTCCAGGCCGCCATCGGCCCCAATGCGGCGCGCGACCTGCGCTTCGCGCGCCGGCTGATCGAGCAGCGCAGGCCGGTCAATGTTGAGCGCCTGGCGGACCTGGGCACGCCGATGTCCAAGCTGTGA
- a CDS encoding fumarylacetoacetate hydrolase family protein codes for MTSTTYLWNPPPVYALPVRGRSERLPIQRLFFVGRNYHAHAVEMGRPVDKSVEVPFYFTKAPSTLVESGATVAYPPGTQDYHHEMELVVAIGAPGFRVPEAEAPRLIYGYACGLDMTRRDLQLVAREKGRPWDLGKDVEQSSVVSEIVPMQQAVLSQGELAMSVNGKVRQKSDLSKLIWNIPELIADLSRFYHLLPGDLIFTGTPEGVGPVQPGDRIDGQIDGVGSIVLHVGPAE; via the coding sequence ATGACCTCCACCACCTATCTCTGGAATCCACCGCCGGTCTATGCGCTGCCGGTGCGTGGCCGAAGCGAGCGCCTGCCCATCCAGCGGCTGTTTTTTGTCGGCCGCAACTACCACGCGCATGCGGTCGAGATGGGGCGCCCGGTCGACAAGTCGGTCGAGGTGCCGTTCTACTTCACCAAGGCACCGTCCACACTGGTCGAGTCCGGTGCCACCGTGGCCTACCCGCCGGGCACCCAGGACTACCACCACGAAATGGAACTGGTGGTGGCCATCGGCGCGCCCGGCTTTCGCGTGCCCGAGGCCGAGGCTCCGCGCCTCATCTATGGCTATGCCTGCGGCCTGGACATGACGCGCCGCGACCTGCAGCTGGTGGCGCGCGAGAAAGGCCGGCCCTGGGACCTGGGCAAGGACGTGGAGCAGTCCTCCGTGGTCTCGGAGATCGTGCCGATGCAGCAGGCCGTCCTGAGCCAGGGCGAGCTGGCGATGTCGGTCAACGGGAAGGTACGCCAGAAGTCCGACCTGTCCAAGCTGATCTGGAACATCCCCGAGCTGATCGCCGACCTGTCCAGGTTCTACCACCTGCTGCCCGGCGACCTGATCTTCACCGGCACGCCCGAAGGCGTGGGCCCGGTGCAGCCAGGTGACCGCATCGACGGCCAGATCGACGGCGTGGGCAGCATCGTGCTCCACGTCGGCCCTGCGGAGTGA
- a CDS encoding cupin domain-containing protein yields MTTDLTPSPVRLHAVAGRGQPDPTPALEELYRGFEQELLVPLWTEIGDLMPRQPQSKAVPHLWRWDRLKALAAQAGEIVPVGRGGERRAIALANPALGGRPFATPTLWAAIQYLMPGEDAPEHRHTQHAFRFVVEGEGVWTVVNGDAVRMSRGDFLPQAGWNWHAHHNAATEPMAWIDGLDIPFSYYTESQFFEVGRERISPAERTTAERSYSERLWGHPGLRPVSMAGAQPATPLLAYRWVDTDGALADQLALEAEGQAGTLSPGHAAVRFTNPATGGDVLPTMRTEMHRVRAGGATRVHREVGSSVFQVFDGSGSVTVGERTWHVARGDLFVVPSWQPFSAQASASGALDLFRFSDAPIFEALHAHRAQTTG; encoded by the coding sequence ATGACCACCGACCTGACGCCTTCCCCCGTGCGGCTGCATGCCGTGGCGGGGCGGGGCCAGCCCGACCCCACGCCCGCGCTGGAGGAGCTCTACCGAGGCTTCGAGCAGGAACTGCTGGTGCCGCTCTGGACCGAGATCGGCGACCTGATGCCCCGGCAACCCCAATCCAAGGCCGTGCCACACCTGTGGCGCTGGGACCGGCTGAAGGCACTGGCCGCGCAGGCCGGCGAGATCGTGCCCGTGGGCCGCGGTGGCGAGCGCCGCGCGATCGCGCTGGCCAACCCGGCGCTGGGCGGCCGTCCGTTCGCCACGCCCACGCTGTGGGCCGCCATCCAGTACCTGATGCCGGGTGAAGATGCTCCCGAGCACCGGCACACGCAGCACGCCTTCCGCTTCGTGGTGGAGGGCGAGGGCGTCTGGACGGTGGTCAATGGCGATGCGGTGCGCATGTCGCGCGGCGACTTCCTGCCGCAGGCAGGGTGGAACTGGCACGCCCACCACAACGCCGCCACCGAGCCCATGGCCTGGATCGATGGCCTGGACATTCCGTTCTCGTACTACACCGAGAGCCAGTTCTTCGAGGTCGGGCGCGAGCGGATTTCGCCCGCCGAGCGCACCACGGCGGAGCGTTCGTACTCCGAAAGGCTCTGGGGCCACCCCGGCTTGCGCCCCGTCTCGATGGCGGGAGCGCAGCCCGCCACCCCGCTCCTGGCCTACCGCTGGGTGGACACCGACGGCGCGCTGGCCGATCAGCTCGCCCTGGAGGCCGAAGGCCAGGCCGGCACGCTGAGCCCGGGGCATGCGGCGGTGCGCTTTACCAACCCTGCCACCGGCGGCGATGTGCTGCCGACGATGCGCACCGAGATGCACCGCGTGCGCGCGGGCGGCGCGACGCGCGTCCATCGCGAGGTGGGCTCGTCCGTGTTCCAGGTGTTCGACGGCAGTGGCTCCGTGACCGTGGGAGAGCGCACCTGGCACGTGGCGCGTGGCGACTTGTTCGTGGTGCCGTCGTGGCAGCCGTTCTCGGCCCAGGCATCCGCCTCGGGTGCGCTCGACCTTTTCCGTTTCAGCGACGCGCCGATTTTCGAGGCGCTGCACGCCCACCGCGCCCAGACCACCGGTTGA
- a CDS encoding Bug family tripartite tricarboxylate transporter substrate binding protein → MITAIRTSIARTAAALCAWALLTAAGLPGAAAQTYPAKPVRSVAPYSPGSGPDAVMRILSERLSRQWGQQLVIDNKPGANGFIAIGDAKRAAPDGYTVLQVDNTHMALQPHVFKQLPYDPLKDFEPVAPVYFTNFFVVVAANSPWKDVGDLIRAAKAAPGEITYGSWGIGSVAHVGAAMLEAATDTKMMHVPYKDMGNVYTSVATGDIKWAFGTAATAGPMYQAKKVKFLALAAPKRLAGFTDIPTVGEAGGPAGFEVKTWVGLFAPVGTPKASIEKINADVGKVLATAEVRERLATFGFEPYIGPPSELIRAIERDSRTFGDVVKRAKIALD, encoded by the coding sequence ATGATCACAGCCATCCGTACTTCCATTGCCCGCACGGCCGCTGCGCTTTGCGCCTGGGCCCTGCTGACCGCTGCGGGCTTGCCCGGCGCAGCGGCGCAGACATACCCCGCCAAGCCCGTGCGGTCCGTCGCGCCGTATTCCCCGGGCAGCGGCCCGGACGCGGTGATGCGCATCCTCAGTGAAAGGTTGTCGCGCCAGTGGGGCCAGCAACTGGTCATCGACAACAAGCCGGGCGCCAACGGTTTCATCGCCATCGGTGACGCCAAACGCGCAGCGCCTGACGGCTACACCGTGCTGCAGGTGGACAACACCCACATGGCCCTGCAGCCGCATGTGTTCAAGCAGCTGCCGTACGACCCGCTGAAGGACTTCGAGCCGGTGGCACCGGTGTACTTCACCAACTTCTTCGTGGTGGTGGCGGCCAATTCGCCCTGGAAAGACGTGGGCGACCTGATCCGGGCGGCCAAGGCGGCACCCGGCGAGATCACCTATGGATCATGGGGCATCGGCAGCGTGGCCCATGTCGGCGCGGCAATGCTCGAAGCCGCGACCGATACGAAGATGATGCACGTGCCCTACAAGGACATGGGGAACGTCTACACCTCCGTCGCCACCGGTGACATCAAGTGGGCGTTCGGCACGGCGGCGACGGCCGGACCGATGTACCAGGCCAAGAAGGTGAAGTTCCTGGCGCTCGCCGCACCCAAGCGTCTGGCGGGCTTCACCGATATCCCGACCGTCGGCGAGGCGGGCGGGCCGGCGGGGTTCGAGGTGAAGACCTGGGTGGGTTTGTTCGCTCCTGTCGGCACACCGAAGGCGTCGATCGAGAAGATCAATGCCGATGTGGGCAAGGTGCTCGCGACCGCCGAGGTCAGGGAACGCCTGGCGACGTTCGGATTCGAGCCCTACATTGGCCCGCCGAGCGAGCTGATCCGCGCCATCGAACGCGATTCGCGCACGTTCGGTGATGTCGTCAAGCGCGCCAAGATCGCTCTGGACTGA
- the maiA gene encoding maleylacetoacetate isomerase gives MKLYTFFRSGTSHRLRIALNLKGLSYEQVAVDLRREEHLAQAFKAINPQQFVPVLETDDRLMTQSPAIIEWLEERHPSPPLLPTDAAERAQVRALAAIVGCDIHPVNNRRILEALRHRFGADEAAVNDWCGTWIGAGFDAIETLLASDRRRGDFCFGKHPTLADVYLVPQVESARRFKVDLARWPRVQAVDLACGQLDAFRQAAPSAQPDAG, from the coding sequence ATGAAGCTCTACACCTTCTTCCGCAGTGGAACGTCCCACCGCCTGCGCATCGCGCTGAACCTGAAAGGCCTTTCGTACGAGCAGGTCGCGGTCGATCTGCGGCGCGAGGAGCATCTGGCGCAGGCCTTCAAGGCGATCAATCCACAGCAGTTCGTGCCGGTCCTGGAGACGGACGACCGCCTGATGACCCAGTCGCCGGCGATCATCGAATGGCTCGAAGAGCGCCATCCGAGTCCGCCGCTGCTCCCCACCGATGCCGCAGAGCGTGCCCAGGTGCGCGCACTCGCGGCCATCGTGGGCTGCGATATCCACCCGGTCAACAACCGGCGCATCCTGGAAGCCTTGCGCCACCGTTTTGGCGCGGACGAGGCAGCCGTGAACGATTGGTGCGGCACCTGGATCGGCGCGGGCTTCGACGCCATCGAAACACTGCTCGCGAGCGACCGGCGGCGTGGCGACTTCTGCTTTGGCAAGCACCCTACGCTGGCCGATGTCTACCTGGTGCCGCAGGTGGAGAGCGCGCGCCGCTTCAAGGTCGACCTGGCGCGCTGGCCGCGGGTGCAGGCGGTGGACCTGGCCTGCGGGCAACTGGACGCATTCCGGCAAGCCGCGCCCAGTGCGCAGCCCGATGCGGGCTGA
- a CDS encoding 2Fe-2S iron-sulfur cluster-binding protein yields the protein MDILVQPLNRVIRAAPGVNLLDALRAAQVPMSYSCLSGRCGICRCRVLDGEVFDGGREQQRPLDGMDGAVLACQTYVTEACTIEVPAPEEAVVHRARVAKATVAAIEPLAVDIRRLLLKVTKPIAFSPGQYAQIAFTPAHVRPYSMASLPSEELLEFHVQLMPRGRVSGYIVDQLKAGDAVKVSGPLGAAYLRQQHTGPILCVAGGTGLAPVLSVVRGAVAAGMRNPIHLYFGVRSPRELYGLTWLDQLRHAHPALQLHVVVASGADPAAQRRGLVTQAIEQDHASLRGWHAYLCGSPPMVETTTLVALGKGMEPAHIHAEAFYMQGD from the coding sequence ATGGACATTCTTGTTCAGCCGCTTAACCGCGTGATCCGTGCCGCACCGGGCGTGAATCTGCTCGACGCCCTGCGCGCGGCGCAGGTTCCGATGTCCTACTCCTGCCTCTCCGGCCGCTGCGGTATCTGCCGCTGCCGGGTGCTCGATGGCGAGGTGTTCGATGGGGGGCGTGAGCAGCAGCGCCCGCTGGACGGCATGGACGGTGCCGTGCTGGCCTGCCAGACCTATGTGACCGAGGCCTGCACGATCGAAGTGCCGGCGCCCGAGGAGGCCGTGGTGCACCGGGCGCGTGTGGCCAAGGCCACTGTCGCGGCCATCGAGCCATTGGCGGTCGACATCCGGCGCCTGCTGCTCAAGGTCACCAAGCCGATCGCATTCTCACCGGGCCAGTACGCGCAGATCGCTTTCACGCCGGCCCACGTGCGTCCTTATTCCATGGCGAGCTTGCCGAGCGAAGAGCTGCTGGAGTTCCACGTGCAGCTGATGCCCAGGGGCCGGGTCAGCGGCTACATCGTGGATCAACTGAAGGCAGGGGATGCCGTCAAGGTCAGCGGGCCGTTGGGTGCAGCCTATCTGCGCCAGCAGCACACCGGGCCGATACTGTGCGTGGCGGGGGGCACGGGGCTGGCACCGGTGCTTTCGGTGGTGCGTGGCGCCGTGGCCGCCGGCATGCGCAACCCCATTCACCTGTACTTCGGAGTGCGCTCGCCACGCGAGCTGTACGGCCTCACCTGGCTGGACCAGCTGCGCCACGCACACCCTGCGCTGCAGCTGCATGTGGTGGTGGCCTCGGGCGCGGACCCTGCGGCGCAGCGGCGCGGGCTGGTGACCCAGGCCATCGAACAGGACCACGCCAGCCTGCGCGGCTGGCATGCGTATCTGTGCGGCTCACCGCCGATGGTGGAGACGACCACGCTGGTGGCGCTGGGCAAGGGCATGGAGCCGGCCCACATCCATGCCGAGGCCTTTTACATGCAGGGCGACTGA
- a CDS encoding LysR family transcriptional regulator — protein MELSDIDLNLLVLFQQLMVERRVSKVADNMGLTQPAVSNALAKLRRIFGDELFLRTSGGMVPTPFAEQLGEPVGYALGMIHSGLNQRMQFTPATLKRTITIGMTDIGEIVFLPALLERLGREAPGVTLNTVRNNATNLRDDMESGKVDLAIGLLPQLKAGFFQRRLFRQRYVCLFRKGHTLDRPKLLLADYKAAEHLVIVAAGTGHGKVDELIQKAGIDRLVRLSVPHFVSVGHILQGTALVATVPELLALKLVEPFGLTLRTHPVKLPEAPISVFWHAKVHREPVNQWLRGMVFELFGGDRADGSGSP, from the coding sequence ATGGAGTTATCTGACATCGATCTGAACCTGCTGGTCTTGTTTCAGCAACTCATGGTCGAGCGGCGCGTGTCCAAGGTGGCCGACAACATGGGCCTCACCCAGCCTGCCGTCAGCAATGCGCTGGCCAAGCTGCGCCGAATCTTCGGCGACGAGTTGTTCCTGCGCACGTCGGGCGGCATGGTGCCCACGCCCTTTGCCGAACAACTCGGCGAACCGGTCGGATACGCGCTGGGCATGATCCACAGTGGACTGAACCAGCGCATGCAGTTCACGCCGGCCACGCTCAAGCGCACCATCACCATCGGCATGACGGACATTGGAGAGATCGTCTTCCTTCCAGCGCTGCTGGAGCGCCTGGGGCGGGAAGCGCCCGGTGTGACGCTGAATACCGTGCGCAACAACGCGACCAATCTGCGCGACGATATGGAGTCTGGCAAGGTGGACCTGGCCATCGGCCTGCTGCCCCAACTCAAGGCGGGCTTCTTCCAGCGGCGGCTGTTTCGCCAGCGCTATGTGTGCCTGTTCCGCAAGGGCCACACGCTGGACCGGCCGAAGCTGCTGCTCGCCGACTACAAGGCGGCGGAGCACCTGGTGATCGTCGCCGCGGGCACGGGGCATGGCAAAGTCGACGAGTTGATCCAGAAGGCCGGCATCGACCGCCTTGTGCGGCTGAGCGTGCCGCACTTTGTCAGTGTGGGCCACATCCTGCAAGGCACGGCGCTGGTGGCGACGGTGCCCGAGCTCCTGGCACTCAAGCTGGTCGAGCCCTTCGGGCTGACATTGCGCACGCACCCGGTCAAGTTGCCCGAGGCACCGATCAGTGTGTTCTGGCATGCCAAGGTGCATCGCGAACCAGTGAACCAGTGGCTGCGTGGCATGGTGTTCGAGTTGTTCGGCGGCGATCGCGCTGATGGCAGCGGGTCGCCGTGA
- the fusA gene encoding elongation factor G — MRNSRNTSNAHLRNLGVIAHVDAGKTTTTERILFYTGESHRIGEVHDGTAHMDFDPQEQQRGITINSAAVTVHWKGTQLNLIDTPGHIDFNIEVNRSLRVLDGAVVVFDGVAGVEPQTETNWRLADKYRVPRIAFINKLDRVGADFHRVVAMMEERLGVRVVPLQIPIGAEGDFRGVVDLLSLRARIWDKDDASAPYREADVPAELLEQAVRARARLVEAAVEQDEAALQAYVNGEEIAVDVLRAAIRKGVLAGAFVPALAGSAFKNRGVEPLLDAVVDYLPSPDDIVREGGETAADPFKALAFKVVTDDHGAKVFVRVYSGRLGRGDVVLNTSTGKTERVSRLYEVHADKHIERDELVAGDIAAVVGLKDTLTGHTLSDPAHPVVLEQISVPEPVIHVAIEPKASADQQGLSKALQSLLREDPSLRLQHDAESGQTILSGMGELQLEVSIEKLRARHGVNVSVGRPQVAYRETISKSVEVHHVHKKQSGGPGQFAEVRLLLEPLPRGEGIRFDNRIVGGAVPREFIPGVEAGIRRAALTGVVAGFPAVDFAATLVDGSFHERDSSTLAFELAAMAAFREGFAKAAPQVLEPVMAVEVITPAEYLGDSIGDLNRRRGIVRGQGQRGNAATVEAEVPLKEMFGYIGSLRALSSGRAQYSMQLDHYGVVPAGEMAALVP; from the coding sequence ATGAGAAATTCACGCAACACCAGCAATGCCCATCTGCGCAACCTCGGCGTCATTGCCCACGTCGACGCGGGCAAGACCACGACCACCGAACGCATCCTGTTCTACACGGGCGAGAGCCATCGCATCGGCGAAGTGCACGACGGCACGGCGCACATGGACTTCGATCCGCAGGAGCAACAGCGCGGCATCACCATCAACAGCGCGGCCGTCACCGTGCACTGGAAGGGCACGCAGCTCAACCTGATCGACACGCCCGGCCACATCGATTTCAACATCGAGGTGAACCGCTCGCTGCGCGTGCTCGACGGTGCGGTCGTCGTGTTCGACGGCGTGGCCGGTGTGGAGCCGCAGACCGAGACCAACTGGCGCCTAGCCGACAAGTACCGCGTGCCGCGCATCGCCTTCATCAACAAGCTCGACCGCGTGGGCGCCGACTTCCACCGCGTGGTGGCCATGATGGAAGAGCGCCTGGGCGTGCGCGTGGTGCCGCTGCAGATCCCCATCGGTGCGGAAGGCGACTTCCGCGGCGTGGTGGACTTGCTGAGCCTGCGCGCCCGCATCTGGGACAAGGACGACGCGAGTGCGCCCTACCGCGAAGCCGACGTGCCCGCCGAGCTGCTCGAGCAAGCCGTGCGCGCACGCGCCCGCCTGGTAGAGGCCGCCGTGGAGCAGGACGAAGCCGCGCTGCAGGCCTACGTGAACGGCGAAGAGATCGCTGTGGATGTGCTGCGTGCCGCCATCCGCAAGGGCGTGCTGGCCGGCGCCTTCGTGCCCGCGCTGGCCGGCTCGGCCTTCAAGAACCGCGGCGTGGAGCCTTTGCTCGACGCCGTGGTGGACTACTTGCCCTCTCCGGACGACATCGTGCGCGAAGGCGGCGAGACCGCTGCGGACCCGTTCAAGGCCCTGGCGTTCAAGGTCGTCACCGACGACCACGGCGCCAAGGTGTTCGTGCGCGTGTACAGCGGCCGTCTGGGCCGGGGCGACGTGGTGCTCAACACCAGCACGGGCAAGACCGAGCGCGTGTCGCGCCTGTACGAAGTGCATGCCGACAAGCACATCGAGCGCGACGAGCTGGTGGCGGGCGACATCGCCGCCGTCGTGGGCCTCAAGGACACGCTGACGGGGCACACGCTGAGCGACCCGGCCCACCCCGTGGTGCTGGAGCAGATCAGCGTGCCCGAGCCGGTGATCCATGTGGCCATCGAGCCCAAGGCGAGCGCGGACCAGCAAGGCCTGTCCAAGGCCCTGCAGTCCCTGCTGCGCGAAGACCCGAGCCTGCGCCTGCAGCACGATGCCGAATCCGGCCAGACCATTCTGTCCGGCATGGGCGAGCTGCAGCTCGAGGTCTCGATCGAGAAGCTGCGCGCACGCCACGGCGTCAACGTGTCGGTCGGCCGCCCCCAGGTGGCCTACCGTGAAACCATTTCGAAGAGTGTGGAGGTACACCATGTGCACAAGAAGCAATCGGGCGGCCCCGGCCAGTTCGCCGAGGTGAGGTTGCTGCTCGAACCCCTGCCCAGGGGCGAAGGCATCCGCTTTGACAACCGCATCGTCGGCGGCGCCGTGCCGCGCGAGTTCATCCCTGGGGTGGAGGCCGGCATCCGCCGCGCCGCCCTCACGGGCGTGGTGGCCGGCTTCCCCGCCGTGGACTTCGCGGCCACGCTGGTGGACGGCAGCTTCCACGAGCGCGACTCGTCCACGCTGGCCTTCGAGCTGGCGGCCATGGCCGCCTTCCGCGAAGGTTTTGCGAAAGCGGCACCCCAGGTGCTGGAGCCCGTGATGGCCGTGGAGGTCATCACCCCGGCCGAGTACCTGGGCGACAGCATTGGCGACCTGAACCGCCGTCGCGGCATCGTGCGCGGCCAGGGCCAGCGCGGCAACGCCGCCACGGTCGAGGCCGAGGTACCGCTGAAAGAGATGTTCGGCTACATCGGCAGCCTGCGCGCCTTGTCTTCGGGCCGCGCGCAGTACTCGATGCAGCTGGACCACTATGGGGTGGTGCCTGCGGGGGAGATGGCTGCGTTGGTGCCGTGA
- a CDS encoding RimK family protein: MSSEHVIVVEKLADFRWSEPEIRVITADQFVAEEPDARGRFRKVTNLCRTYGYLSMGYYCSLLAEARGDRVTPSVDTILSLQRKRMQPDEAFVQLNRLVGPLKEIPGSVNTLTLHVFFGVMEDPVLAPLARKSFELFRCPLMEITLERQEQSANWQLGGIQALDLRDVEPARDEVLVRALRQYTRRSWRPMVAMPLPRMDLAVLHDPDDPLPPSSLRTLKKLVDVGQDMGIAVELIEKKDFSRLTQFDALFIRETTAVTHHTFQFARKAVAEGMPVIDDPVSILRCTNKAFLAELLREHAIATPVTRMASRRTLAGMEHTLDYPVVVKVPDGAFSRSVKKAESFEHLQDIAKGMLRESEIILLQEYMYTDFDWRVGVLAGQAVFAAKYFMCNGHWQILQHTANGKYTEGRVQGVPLQDVPTEVLAAAVNSARLVGNGFYGVDIKATASGVYVIEINDNPNLDVGMEDAALGDKLYSTLLSHFLLQVERRFTSTAQRGSASRLQPDAVTPG, from the coding sequence TTGTCTTCAGAACATGTGATCGTGGTGGAGAAGCTCGCAGACTTTCGATGGAGCGAGCCCGAGATCAGAGTCATCACCGCCGATCAATTCGTCGCGGAGGAGCCGGATGCCCGGGGGCGTTTTCGCAAGGTCACGAACCTTTGCCGGACTTATGGCTACCTCAGCATGGGCTACTACTGCTCCCTGCTGGCGGAGGCGCGTGGCGACCGGGTCACCCCCAGCGTGGACACCATACTCAGCCTTCAGCGCAAGCGAATGCAGCCTGATGAAGCGTTCGTGCAGCTCAATAGGCTGGTCGGTCCGCTGAAGGAAATCCCCGGCTCCGTGAATACGCTGACCTTGCATGTGTTCTTCGGGGTCATGGAGGACCCCGTGCTGGCGCCGCTGGCTCGAAAGAGCTTTGAACTGTTCCGTTGTCCATTGATGGAGATCACCCTCGAACGGCAGGAGCAGTCCGCAAACTGGCAGCTCGGCGGAATACAGGCGTTGGACCTTCGCGATGTCGAGCCTGCGCGCGATGAGGTCCTTGTTCGAGCGCTCCGCCAGTACACGCGGCGCAGCTGGCGCCCCATGGTCGCCATGCCACTGCCCCGGATGGACCTCGCGGTCCTGCACGATCCGGATGACCCGCTTCCTCCGTCCAGTCTCAGGACGCTCAAGAAGTTGGTTGATGTGGGGCAGGACATGGGAATTGCGGTGGAGCTTATCGAGAAGAAGGACTTCTCCCGCCTGACCCAGTTCGATGCGCTGTTCATTCGGGAAACCACCGCGGTGACGCACCATACCTTTCAGTTTGCGAGAAAGGCTGTCGCCGAGGGCATGCCGGTCATAGACGACCCCGTGTCCATCCTGCGCTGCACGAACAAAGCCTTTTTGGCGGAGCTTCTGCGCGAGCATGCCATTGCCACACCGGTGACGCGCATGGCCAGCCGGCGCACGCTGGCCGGCATGGAGCACACGCTGGACTACCCCGTGGTGGTGAAAGTACCGGATGGTGCGTTCAGCCGCAGTGTCAAGAAGGCGGAGAGCTTTGAGCATCTCCAGGACATTGCGAAAGGCATGCTCAGGGAATCGGAAATCATCCTGCTGCAGGAGTACATGTACACAGACTTTGACTGGCGCGTCGGGGTTCTGGCGGGGCAAGCGGTCTTCGCGGCGAAGTACTTCATGTGCAATGGGCACTGGCAGATACTGCAGCACACAGCAAATGGCAAGTACACGGAGGGGCGGGTTCAGGGTGTACCGCTGCAAGACGTGCCCACAGAGGTGCTGGCGGCAGCCGTCAACTCCGCGCGCCTGGTTGGCAATGGATTTTATGGGGTGGACATCAAGGCCACGGCTTCTGGTGTCTATGTCATCGAGATCAACGACAACCCCAATCTCGATGTTGGCATGGAAGATGCGGCATTGGGCGACAAGCTGTATTCCACTTTGCTCTCGCACTTCCTGCTGCAGGTGGAACGCCGATTCACATCCACTGCGCAGCGTGGCAGCGCGTCTCGTTTGCAACCTGACGCGGTGACGCCTGGGTAG